Proteins encoded together in one Bacteroides zoogleoformans window:
- a CDS encoding chromate transporter has protein sequence MNIYVEAFSIFFKIGAFTIGGGYAMVPLIENEIVNKRNWVAKEDFIDLLAIAQSAPGVLAVNISIFIGYRLRGIRGSLVTALGTILPSFLIILAIALFFHSFKDNTVVERIFKGIRPAVVALIAAPTFSMGKSAKINRYNIWIPVVSALLIWQLNFSPVWIIIAAGIGGYLYGRLQSTPTNH, from the coding sequence ATGAACATATATGTCGAAGCATTCTCCATCTTCTTCAAGATAGGAGCTTTCACCATCGGGGGCGGATATGCCATGGTGCCGTTGATCGAAAACGAGATTGTAAACAAACGAAACTGGGTGGCCAAAGAAGACTTTATCGATCTGCTTGCCATAGCACAGTCGGCTCCGGGTGTTCTTGCTGTGAACATATCCATATTTATAGGCTACAGATTGCGGGGAATACGCGGCAGCCTCGTCACGGCTTTGGGCACCATACTCCCTTCGTTCCTCATCATTCTGGCCATTGCGCTATTCTTCCACAGCTTTAAGGACAACACCGTTGTGGAACGCATCTTCAAGGGCATCCGCCCGGCCGTGGTGGCTCTGATAGCCGCGCCCACTTTCAGTATGGGAAAGTCGGCCAAGATAAACCGCTACAACATCTGGATACCGGTGGTTTCGGCACTGCTCATCTGGCAGTTGAATTTCTCACCCGTCTGGATAATCATTGCGGCAGGCATAGGAGGCTACCTGTACGGAAGACTGCAAAGCACCCCCACTAATCACTAA